A region from the Corynebacterium halotolerans YIM 70093 = DSM 44683 genome encodes:
- a CDS encoding DUF2550 domain-containing protein, whose amino-acid sequence MDIVMWVLIVIAVLAVLLAAWRFLTLRSRGTTVILRRLPAGGTHGWRHGTIRYNGDDLEYFKLRSISPMANLVFNRKTAEFHGTRGLTAAESSFMAPGLGVFDISFGGTRYEIALDPHGAMALTAWVESAPHIRQERIDHHALREKITRRRGRN is encoded by the coding sequence GTGGACATCGTGATGTGGGTACTGATCGTCATCGCCGTTCTCGCCGTGCTGCTCGCAGCATGGCGTTTTCTGACTCTCAGATCCCGGGGCACCACTGTCATCCTGCGCCGGCTGCCCGCCGGCGGCACCCACGGCTGGCGGCACGGGACCATCCGCTACAACGGTGACGACCTGGAGTACTTCAAGCTGCGCTCCATCTCGCCGATGGCGAACCTCGTGTTCAACCGCAAGACCGCCGAGTTCCACGGCACCCGCGGGTTGACGGCCGCGGAGTCCTCTTTCATGGCCCCGGGACTGGGCGTCTTCGACATCTCCTTCGGTGGGACCCGCTACGAGATCGCCCTGGATCCGCACGGGGCGATGGCGCTGACCGCCTGGGTGGAGTCCGCCCCGCACATCCGCCAGGAGCGCATCGACCACCACGCCCTGCGGGAGAAGATCACCCGGCGACGGGGCCGGAACTGA
- a CDS encoding amino acid ABC transporter permease, giving the protein MVSRSGAAEQAATRRPETQRDSSPGPGRSITDYRVKPVRRPGRWVGTVLVALLVLAVFWSFATNPRWGWDVVAAWLFAESVLVGLFETLKLTVIAGVLGFVLGAVLALMRLSSSPLLSGVSWTFSWIFRSTPLLVQLLLWYNIGYLYEQVTLGIPFTGIAFLNMETNELITPFMAAILGLGLHQAAYAAEIIRGGILSVDQGQLEAAAALGIPASDRSLRIVLPQAMRAALPASFNEIISLVKGTAIVYVLAYQELFLTVQVVYARTQEVLPMLLVATIWYIVITSALSIAQYYVERHFAKGSLRELPPTPLQRFRAKFRRRPESSGPSWAATQSSASPSASEPTSRPTQHTQEGSL; this is encoded by the coding sequence ATGGTTTCCCGCAGCGGGGCCGCCGAGCAGGCGGCGACCCGGAGGCCCGAGACGCAGCGGGACTCGTCCCCGGGGCCGGGGCGCTCGATCACGGACTACCGCGTCAAACCCGTGCGTCGTCCCGGCCGCTGGGTGGGCACCGTGCTGGTCGCGCTGCTGGTCCTGGCCGTCTTCTGGTCGTTCGCGACCAACCCCCGGTGGGGCTGGGACGTCGTCGCCGCGTGGCTGTTCGCCGAGTCCGTGCTTGTCGGCCTGTTCGAGACCCTCAAGCTGACCGTCATCGCCGGTGTGCTCGGTTTCGTCCTCGGTGCCGTGCTCGCCCTGATGCGACTGTCGAGTTCGCCGTTGCTGTCGGGTGTGTCCTGGACCTTCTCCTGGATCTTCCGTTCGACGCCGCTGCTGGTTCAGCTGTTGCTCTGGTACAACATCGGTTATCTCTACGAACAGGTCACCCTCGGTATCCCGTTCACCGGCATCGCCTTCCTGAACATGGAGACCAATGAACTGATCACCCCGTTCATGGCGGCTATCCTCGGCCTGGGCCTCCACCAGGCCGCCTATGCCGCCGAGATCATCCGCGGCGGTATCCTCTCGGTGGACCAGGGCCAGCTCGAGGCCGCGGCCGCCCTGGGCATCCCGGCCAGCGACCGCTCCCTGCGCATCGTGCTGCCGCAGGCCATGCGGGCCGCACTGCCGGCCTCCTTCAACGAGATCATCTCTCTGGTCAAGGGCACCGCCATCGTCTACGTGCTCGCCTACCAGGAGCTGTTCCTCACGGTCCAGGTCGTCTACGCCCGGACCCAGGAAGTGCTGCCGATGCTGCTGGTCGCCACCATCTGGTACATCGTGATCACCTCGGCGCTGTCGATCGCCCAGTACTACGTCGAGCGCCACTTCGCGAAGGGCTCCCTGCGTGAGCTGCCGCCCACGCCGCTGCAGCGCTTCCGCGCGAAGTTCCGCCGTCGTCCCGAGAGCTCCGGCCCGTCCTGGGCAGCGACTCAGTCGTCGGCGTCTCCGTCGGCCTCCGAGCCCACGTCCCGGCCGACACAGCACACCCAGGAGGGATCACTGTGA
- the nucS gene encoding endonuclease NucS, with protein sequence MRLVIARCSVDYVGRLEAHLPMADRLLMIKADGSVSVHADDRAYKPLNWMTPPCSVTESPITDEDGEDTGDLLWIVENPKGEQLRITIEAVHHERTFELGEDPGLVKDGVEAHLQELLAEHITTLGEGYSLIRREFPTAIGPVDILAKDHDGVTVAVEVKRRGGIDGVEQLSRYLELLNRDELLRPVQGVFAAQQIKPQARTLAEDRGIRCVTLDYQALRGIESDELRLF encoded by the coding sequence ATGCGTCTCGTCATCGCCCGCTGCTCAGTTGATTATGTCGGCCGTCTGGAGGCCCACCTGCCCATGGCGGATCGTCTCCTCATGATCAAGGCCGACGGTTCCGTCTCCGTCCACGCCGACGACCGCGCGTACAAACCCCTGAACTGGATGACCCCGCCCTGCAGTGTCACGGAATCGCCGATCACGGACGAGGACGGCGAGGACACCGGTGACCTGCTGTGGATCGTGGAGAACCCCAAGGGGGAGCAGCTGCGCATCACCATCGAGGCCGTGCACCACGAGCGGACCTTCGAGCTGGGGGAGGACCCCGGCCTGGTCAAGGACGGCGTGGAGGCCCACCTGCAGGAGCTGCTCGCCGAGCACATCACCACCCTCGGCGAGGGTTACAGCCTCATCCGCCGCGAGTTCCCGACCGCGATCGGACCGGTGGACATCCTCGCGAAGGACCACGACGGGGTCACCGTCGCCGTGGAGGTCAAGCGCCGCGGCGGCATCGACGGCGTCGAGCAGCTGAGCCGCTACCTCGAACTGCTCAACCGCGATGAGCTGCTCCGGCCCGTGCAGGGCGTGTTCGCCGCCCAGCAGATCAAGCCGCAGGCGCGCACCCTGGCCGAGGACCGCGGCATCCGCTGCGTGACCCTGGACTACCAGGCGCTGCGCGGCATCGAGAGCGACGAGCTGCGGTTGTTCTAG
- a CDS encoding transporter substrate-binding domain-containing protein, with translation MRAPQLRRRATLAVVGVVTALGLASCADPVNLAAVEDTGLNLSPAQNPVRSTANPEIAAMVPEQISADGALTVGSLIHGAPPLVMMATDNATPIGVEVDLARLVADKLGLELDLELTSWDNWPLKVEANEYEAMHANIGITDERMQKFDFTPYRAAYLGFLKPADSDLRIESADDIAGLRIAVVAGTNQERVLLAWNEQLAAQGREPADLYYYVNENDMTMAVVSGRVDAFFNHFPGASYLASTREDVAVAGQISAGWPDETLVGAAMARGSGLAPAYTAAMNELIEEGTYQQVLDRWELGEEALPGVETRSLEDYGN, from the coding sequence ATGCGCGCACCGCAACTCCGGCGCCGTGCCACCCTGGCGGTCGTGGGGGTGGTCACCGCCCTCGGCCTGGCCTCCTGCGCCGATCCGGTCAATCTCGCGGCCGTGGAGGACACGGGTCTGAATCTCAGCCCCGCGCAGAATCCGGTCCGCTCCACCGCCAACCCGGAGATCGCCGCGATGGTGCCCGAGCAGATCAGCGCCGACGGTGCACTGACGGTGGGCAGTCTCATCCACGGCGCCCCGCCCCTGGTCATGATGGCCACCGACAACGCCACACCCATCGGGGTGGAGGTCGACCTCGCCCGACTGGTGGCCGACAAGCTGGGCCTGGAGCTGGATCTCGAGCTGACGAGCTGGGACAACTGGCCCTTGAAGGTGGAGGCCAACGAGTATGAGGCGATGCACGCCAACATCGGCATCACGGACGAGCGGATGCAGAAATTCGATTTCACGCCCTACCGCGCCGCGTATCTGGGCTTTCTCAAACCTGCCGACAGTGACCTGCGCATCGAGAGCGCCGACGACATCGCGGGCCTGCGCATCGCGGTGGTCGCCGGGACGAATCAGGAGCGCGTGCTCCTGGCTTGGAACGAACAGCTGGCGGCGCAGGGGAGGGAACCGGCCGACCTGTACTACTACGTCAACGAAAACGACATGACGATGGCGGTGGTCTCCGGGCGCGTCGACGCGTTCTTCAACCACTTCCCGGGCGCGTCCTACCTGGCCAGCACCCGCGAGGACGTGGCGGTGGCCGGACAGATCTCGGCCGGCTGGCCCGATGAGACGCTCGTCGGCGCCGCGATGGCCCGCGGTTCGGGGCTGGCCCCGGCCTACACCGCGGCCATGAACGAACTGATCGAGGAGGGCACCTACCAGCAGGTGCTGGACCGGTGGGAACTCGGCGAGGAGGCCCTGCCCGGGGTGGAGACGAGGAGTCTGGAGGATTATGGCAACTGA
- a CDS encoding F0F1 ATP synthase subunit epsilon, producing MADITVELVSVERMLWSGQATIVTAETTEGEIGVLPGHEPVLGQLVENGVVTIRPVDGDKLVAAVQGGFLSVSAEKVTILADFAVWADEVDTSAAESDAQHDDELTRSRAEAGLRAVRRKAEA from the coding sequence ATGGCTGACATCACCGTGGAACTGGTTTCCGTGGAGCGCATGCTGTGGTCCGGACAGGCCACCATCGTCACCGCGGAGACCACCGAGGGTGAGATCGGCGTGCTGCCCGGCCACGAGCCCGTGCTCGGCCAGCTGGTCGAGAACGGTGTCGTGACCATTCGCCCGGTCGACGGTGACAAGCTCGTCGCCGCCGTCCAGGGTGGCTTCCTCTCCGTCTCGGCGGAGAAGGTCACCATCCTCGCCGACTTCGCTGTCTGGGCCGACGAGGTGGACACCTCCGCCGCGGAGTCCGACGCACAGCATGACGACGAGCTGACCCGGTCCCGCGCCGAGGCCGGTCTGCGCGCCGTCCGTCGCAAGGCAGAAGCCTAG
- a CDS encoding amino acid ABC transporter ATP-binding protein produces the protein MSQQNNTAQAPTATRGKVEITDVRKSFGRQEVLHGVSLTVEPGEVTVIIGPSGSGKSTLLRTINNLETINAGMVRVDDEIMGYRQDASDPRVLHELTEAEILRQRTGIGMVFQNFNLFGHMTVLRNITEAPVRALGVPVKEAQATARRLLERVGLADKEDAYPRQLSGGQQQRVAIARALALQPKVLLFDEPTSALDPELVDEVLAVIRDLADEGTTLVVVTHEMGFARTVADTVVFMADGRIVEQGPPAEFFNHPRHDRTRDFLSRIRDVGGEE, from the coding sequence GTGAGCCAGCAGAACAACACCGCCCAGGCGCCGACCGCGACCCGCGGAAAGGTGGAGATCACCGACGTACGGAAGTCCTTCGGCCGGCAGGAGGTCCTGCACGGGGTCTCCCTGACCGTGGAACCGGGCGAGGTCACCGTGATCATCGGCCCCTCGGGTTCCGGGAAGTCCACGCTGCTGCGGACCATCAACAACCTGGAGACGATCAACGCCGGCATGGTGCGGGTCGACGACGAGATCATGGGTTACCGGCAGGACGCCTCCGACCCGCGCGTGCTGCACGAGCTGACCGAGGCCGAGATCCTGCGCCAGCGCACGGGGATCGGCATGGTCTTCCAGAACTTCAACCTCTTCGGCCACATGACAGTCCTGCGCAACATCACGGAGGCACCGGTCCGCGCACTCGGCGTGCCGGTGAAGGAGGCCCAGGCCACCGCCCGCCGCCTGCTCGAACGCGTCGGCCTGGCCGACAAGGAGGACGCCTACCCGCGTCAGCTCTCGGGCGGCCAGCAGCAGCGCGTGGCCATCGCCCGGGCCCTGGCCCTGCAGCCGAAGGTCCTGCTCTTCGACGAGCCGACCAGCGCACTCGACCCCGAGCTCGTCGACGAGGTGCTCGCCGTCATCCGCGACCTCGCCGATGAGGGAACCACCCTGGTCGTGGTCACCCACGAGATGGGGTTCGCCCGCACGGTGGCGGACACGGTCGTGTTCATGGCCGACGGCCGGATCGTGGAGCAGGGCCCGCCCGCCGAGTTCTTCAACCACCCGCGGCATGACCGCACCCGGGACTTCCTGTCCCGGATCCGCGACGTCGGAGGGGAGGAGTGA
- a CDS encoding thiamine-binding protein: MIIAFSVAPTETPSPTAEMADAVSEAVRVVRASGLPNETNAMFTLIEGEWDEVMAVVKEATDAVLAVSPRVSLVLKADIRPGHTGQLTQKVDSVEKRLGGGK, encoded by the coding sequence ATGATCATCGCTTTTTCCGTCGCCCCGACCGAGACCCCGAGCCCGACGGCTGAGATGGCCGACGCCGTCTCCGAGGCCGTGCGCGTCGTGCGGGCCTCCGGCCTGCCGAACGAGACCAACGCCATGTTCACCCTGATCGAGGGGGAGTGGGACGAGGTGATGGCCGTGGTCAAGGAGGCCACCGACGCCGTCCTCGCGGTCTCCCCGCGCGTCTCGCTCGTCCTCAAGGCCGATATCCGCCCCGGGCACACCGGGCAGCTGACCCAGAAGGTCGACTCCGTGGAGAAGCGCCTCGGAGGTGGGAAGTAG
- a CDS encoding FAD/NAD(P)-binding protein: MPAPLTRLLIVGGGPRAAGILERILANTDLLDGSRLHIDIADPHQPGAGRIWRPDQSGLLLMNSRAEDVSVFTDDSVTCAGPARPGPSLSEWAALVRAGEISLPEGTDDLLPELAGLDGGSFASRRLLSQYLSWFFHETIQTLPGHVTVASHPLLVTSLTEHAGADGDGSPFTARLSDGTVLEADLVVLSLGHTDAAQDARATANRDFARRHGLFYSAPAQSHELDLSGVGAGRDVLVSGMGLAFIDVMAQLGEGRGGVFHPDPRPDQPDRLRYEPSGREPRMWIGSRRGVPYHSKISSQLRGQTGTRLQFITPELINRLPETINFREHILPAITAECEYFVYREILTGHPGWSAMSWEEFEPRFRSAVAAGADRSALIAAAVPDDSLHLDLAAINLPFAGRHFSSPEEVEDALVAYIEEDLHLRTSPEHSETQALFMAILLIHMELARILPVARLDAASRHVFPDRWQSFFSLVDSGPPPHRLHQLLALHRADVLRFLGPGVVVRADEETGRFTATSHQSPVELSAEAYIDAFLPPQVVEGTANPLLAQVTADGLVREERIDAPTGAGHPVGTGRLEVDTDHQLLRPDGSRHTRLWATGPTSSEIPLGAFSRPNTNAAPFRRNDAMARDILNAARDSGDDRVTSLAGRGQGR, translated from the coding sequence ATGCCCGCTCCGCTCACCCGTCTGCTCATCGTCGGAGGAGGTCCCCGCGCCGCGGGCATCCTCGAGCGCATCCTGGCGAACACCGACCTGCTGGACGGCTCCCGTCTCCACATCGACATCGCCGATCCGCACCAGCCCGGCGCCGGACGCATCTGGCGCCCTGATCAGAGCGGTCTACTGCTGATGAACTCCCGCGCCGAGGACGTCAGCGTCTTCACCGATGATTCGGTGACCTGTGCAGGGCCCGCACGGCCCGGACCGTCCCTGAGCGAATGGGCCGCGCTCGTCCGCGCGGGGGAGATCAGCCTGCCCGAGGGCACGGACGACCTGCTCCCGGAGCTGGCCGGGCTGGACGGCGGCAGCTTCGCCTCCCGGCGCCTGCTGTCGCAGTACCTGAGCTGGTTCTTCCACGAGACCATCCAGACTCTGCCCGGGCACGTCACCGTGGCCTCCCACCCCCTCCTGGTCACCTCGCTGACCGAGCACGCCGGGGCGGACGGCGACGGTTCCCCCTTCACCGCCCGGCTGTCCGACGGCACCGTGCTCGAGGCGGATCTCGTCGTGCTCTCCCTCGGCCACACCGACGCCGCGCAGGACGCCCGCGCCACGGCCAACCGGGACTTCGCCCGGCGGCACGGGCTGTTCTACTCCGCCCCCGCGCAGTCCCACGAGCTCGACCTCTCCGGGGTCGGGGCCGGCCGGGATGTTCTCGTCTCCGGCATGGGCCTGGCGTTCATCGACGTGATGGCCCAACTCGGCGAGGGGCGCGGCGGCGTCTTCCACCCGGATCCGCGCCCGGATCAGCCCGACCGACTGCGCTACGAGCCCTCCGGGCGCGAGCCGCGGATGTGGATCGGGTCGCGGCGCGGGGTGCCCTACCACTCGAAGATCAGCTCGCAGCTGCGCGGGCAGACCGGCACCCGGCTGCAGTTCATCACGCCCGAGCTCATCAACCGGCTGCCGGAGACCATCAATTTCCGCGAGCACATCCTGCCGGCCATCACCGCCGAGTGCGAGTACTTTGTCTACCGGGAGATCCTCACGGGCCATCCCGGGTGGTCGGCGATGAGCTGGGAGGAGTTCGAACCGCGGTTCCGCTCCGCCGTCGCGGCAGGCGCCGACCGTTCCGCCCTCATCGCCGCCGCCGTGCCGGATGACTCCCTCCACCTGGATCTGGCGGCGATCAATCTCCCCTTCGCCGGGCGGCATTTCTCCTCCCCTGAGGAGGTGGAGGACGCACTCGTGGCCTATATCGAGGAGGATCTGCACCTGCGGACCTCCCCGGAGCACTCCGAGACCCAGGCGCTGTTCATGGCGATCCTGCTCATCCACATGGAGCTGGCCCGGATCCTGCCGGTCGCCCGGCTGGACGCCGCCTCCCGCCACGTCTTCCCCGACCGCTGGCAGTCCTTCTTCAGCCTGGTGGACTCCGGCCCCCCACCCCACCGGCTCCACCAGCTGCTGGCCCTGCACCGCGCCGACGTCCTCCGCTTCCTGGGCCCGGGTGTGGTCGTGCGCGCCGACGAGGAGACCGGCCGCTTCACGGCCACCAGCCACCAGTCCCCCGTCGAGCTCAGCGCGGAGGCCTACATCGACGCCTTCCTACCCCCGCAGGTGGTCGAGGGCACCGCGAACCCGCTGCTGGCGCAGGTCACGGCTGACGGCCTGGTGCGCGAGGAGCGTATCGACGCCCCGACCGGGGCCGGACACCCGGTGGGCACGGGCCGGCTCGAGGTGGACACCGACCACCAGCTGCTCCGCCCGGACGGCTCCCGGCACACCCGGCTGTGGGCCACCGGCCCCACGAGTTCCGAAATTCCGCTCGGCGCGTTCTCCCGGCCGAACACGAACGCCGCCCCCTTCCGGCGCAACGACGCCATGGCCCGCGACATCCTCAACGCCGCCCGGGACTCAGGCGACGACCGGGTCACGTCCCTGGCCGGGCGCGGGCAGGGGCGGTGA
- a CDS encoding LLM class flavin-dependent oxidoreductase — protein MTSSQQRPEYGRTLAQPFLALNLDGAGDHPAAREPEAGQAAAHSGRRLATRVQAAEAGGFQAITFADGALDARATTHPGRLAGIHAAAYAGPLTRRAALIPVADVVYTEPFHLATQLMSLDFVTRGRAGWIVYGTGEEIEARTVGREVADAARVKREVVDAIEVARRTWDSWEDDAEIRDVATGRFLDADKIHYVDFEGENYSVKGPSITPRPPQGQLPVLAPSDLVSAEAEVDGVLVAADSVDALLEAAATARDNGARIVIAEVAVALDARGRAAADRLATLDAETIWTPDTVLLSGTAAHVTSELARVLAAVDGVRLRPAEVDVDLPELVNLVLPGLRRKTGLAETPVDGSFRDLLGLTRPASRYTATTASKEN, from the coding sequence GTGACTTCATCACAGCAGCGTCCGGAGTACGGCCGCACCCTCGCCCAGCCCTTTCTCGCGCTGAATCTCGACGGGGCCGGCGACCATCCCGCCGCCCGGGAGCCCGAAGCCGGGCAGGCCGCCGCCCACTCGGGACGTCGCCTCGCCACCCGCGTGCAGGCCGCGGAGGCCGGGGGTTTCCAGGCGATCACCTTCGCCGACGGCGCCCTCGACGCCCGCGCCACCACCCACCCGGGCCGACTGGCCGGCATCCACGCCGCCGCCTACGCCGGCCCCCTGACCCGCCGCGCCGCGCTCATCCCGGTCGCCGACGTCGTCTACACCGAGCCCTTCCACCTGGCCACCCAGCTGATGTCCCTGGACTTCGTCACCCGCGGCCGCGCCGGCTGGATCGTCTACGGCACCGGCGAAGAGATCGAGGCCCGCACCGTCGGCCGCGAGGTCGCCGACGCCGCGCGCGTCAAGCGCGAGGTCGTCGACGCGATCGAGGTCGCCCGCCGTACCTGGGACTCGTGGGAGGACGACGCCGAAATCCGCGACGTCGCCACGGGCCGCTTCCTCGACGCCGACAAGATCCACTACGTCGACTTCGAGGGCGAGAACTACTCCGTCAAGGGCCCGTCGATCACCCCGCGCCCGCCGCAGGGCCAGCTGCCCGTACTCGCCCCCTCCGACCTGGTCTCCGCCGAGGCCGAGGTCGACGGCGTGCTCGTCGCCGCGGACTCCGTCGACGCCCTGCTCGAGGCCGCTGCCACCGCCCGCGACAACGGTGCCCGCATCGTCATCGCGGAGGTCGCGGTGGCGCTCGACGCCCGGGGCCGCGCCGCCGCCGACCGGCTGGCCACCCTCGACGCCGAGACGATCTGGACCCCGGACACGGTGCTGCTCAGCGGCACCGCCGCGCACGTCACCTCGGAGCTGGCCCGCGTGCTCGCCGCCGTCGACGGTGTGCGCCTGCGCCCGGCCGAGGTCGATGTCGACCTGCCGGAGCTGGTCAACCTCGTCCTGCCGGGGCTGCGCCGGAAGACCGGCCTCGCCGAGACCCCGGTGGACGGTAGCTTCCGTGATCTGCTCGGGCTCACACGCCCCGCCAGCCGCTACACCGCCACCACCGCATCGAAGGAGAACTGA
- a CDS encoding DUF1684 domain-containing protein gives MATENTESAESTGFAAEWESWHATHEKGVGAPFGPLSPVGMAWLDETPVRVNGAPGRWSWRDGRVVLELAVGENPVLDGRELNPRGGDTTVSLPEVTAVGYLIGDGDHRIEVALRGSRPIVRPRHPRNPSVTGYRGTPAYPADPAWAVTATYRPFDHPRPITLGSVLDGLEHEQFRAAGTLVLELAGTNHELTVLATGDPTTVQLLFTDATSGATTWRDARTLSVDVSGPVIVDFNRAVNLPCAYTDHATCPLPPAGNHLDVEVTAGEIIPNERK, from the coding sequence ATGGCAACTGAGAATACTGAAAGCGCTGAAAGCACCGGCTTCGCCGCCGAGTGGGAGAGCTGGCACGCCACACACGAGAAGGGCGTCGGCGCCCCGTTCGGCCCGCTGTCCCCGGTGGGCATGGCCTGGCTCGACGAGACCCCGGTGCGGGTCAACGGCGCGCCGGGTCGGTGGTCCTGGCGTGACGGCCGGGTCGTCCTGGAGTTGGCGGTGGGGGAGAACCCCGTGCTCGACGGGCGCGAACTCAACCCGCGGGGCGGGGACACCACGGTGTCCCTTCCCGAGGTCACCGCCGTCGGCTACCTGATCGGGGACGGCGACCACCGCATCGAGGTCGCGCTGCGCGGGTCCCGCCCCATCGTGCGTCCCCGGCACCCACGCAACCCGTCAGTCACCGGCTACCGCGGCACCCCCGCGTACCCGGCCGATCCCGCGTGGGCGGTCACCGCCACCTACCGCCCGTTCGATCACCCGCGCCCGATCACCCTGGGCTCGGTGCTCGACGGGCTCGAGCACGAGCAGTTCCGTGCCGCCGGCACTCTGGTCCTCGAGCTCGCCGGCACCAACCACGAGCTGACGGTCCTGGCCACCGGCGACCCGACCACGGTCCAGCTGCTGTTCACCGACGCCACCTCCGGCGCCACCACCTGGCGGGACGCCCGCACCCTGTCCGTCGACGTCTCCGGTCCGGTTATCGTCGACTTCAACCGGGCCGTGAACCTGCCCTGCGCCTACACCGACCACGCGACCTGCCCGCTGCCGCCGGCCGGCAACCACCTCGACGTTGAGGTCACCGCAGGCGAAATCATCCCGAACGAAAGAAAGTGA
- a CDS encoding tetratricopeptide repeat protein has translation MTTPNRFVSGALDLGEVKARAEARQQAARTQQNGQQPAAGGVQPFLTVTPANFEEEVVRRSLQVPVVVLVGTPRSPDSEQLKADLQALASGGGLSFIAAYVDADATPEVAQAFGVTGLPTVIALAAGHPLTNFEGGQPRDAVKQWIDALVQQVGPQLQGLDAQPTAAPQEEPEDPRLDAATSALNTGDFDAAIAIYEDILTGDPKNAEIAQARDTARLLKRLNPAERTDDPVATADADPADVDKQFDAADAEIVAGAPEKAFDRLIALMTTQAGEDRTRVRDRLVELFALFDAADPRVVTARTKMASALF, from the coding sequence GTGACCACCCCGAACCGCTTCGTCTCCGGGGCCCTGGACCTCGGTGAGGTCAAGGCCCGTGCCGAGGCCCGCCAGCAGGCCGCCCGGACACAGCAAAACGGGCAGCAGCCCGCAGCCGGCGGCGTCCAACCCTTCCTCACCGTCACGCCCGCCAACTTCGAGGAGGAGGTCGTCCGCCGTTCGCTGCAGGTGCCGGTGGTCGTCCTGGTGGGAACCCCACGCAGCCCCGACTCCGAGCAGCTGAAGGCCGACCTGCAGGCCCTGGCCTCCGGGGGCGGGCTCAGCTTCATCGCGGCCTACGTCGACGCCGACGCCACCCCCGAGGTGGCGCAGGCTTTCGGCGTGACCGGCCTGCCCACGGTGATCGCGCTCGCCGCCGGCCATCCGCTGACCAATTTCGAGGGTGGTCAGCCGAGGGACGCGGTCAAGCAGTGGATCGATGCGCTCGTCCAGCAGGTCGGCCCGCAGCTGCAGGGGCTCGACGCCCAGCCGACCGCGGCACCGCAGGAGGAGCCGGAGGACCCGCGTCTCGACGCCGCGACCTCCGCGCTCAACACCGGCGACTTCGACGCCGCGATCGCCATCTACGAGGACATCCTCACCGGTGATCCGAAGAACGCCGAGATCGCCCAGGCCCGCGACACCGCCCGTCTGCTCAAGCGGCTCAACCCCGCGGAGCGCACCGACGACCCGGTCGCCACCGCCGACGCGGACCCGGCGGACGTCGACAAGCAGTTCGACGCCGCCGACGCCGAGATCGTCGCCGGGGCCCCCGAGAAGGCCTTCGACCGGCTCATCGCCCTGATGACCACGCAGGCCGGCGAGGACAGGACCCGCGTGCGCGACCGCCTGGTCGAGCTGTTCGCGCTCTTCGACGCCGCCGATCCACGGGTGGTCACCGCGCGGACGAAGATGGCCAGCGCCCTGTTCTGA